A part of Cucurbita pepo subsp. pepo cultivar mu-cu-16 unplaced genomic scaffold, ASM280686v2 Cp4.1_scaffold000150, whole genome shotgun sequence genomic DNA contains:
- the LOC111784087 gene encoding WRKY transcription factor WRKY24-like: protein MTGYRTSRQIMFMEVYGEHRASKFGDDDVLVDVNGGSLADRRASKRGRNGFNIAMARCPLGSSMVRSPFLTIPSGFSPTVLLDSPIMLLNTHDIPSPTTGTFPIHSIKDENSLLNPIMLEDGSSYGSEDSYYRFTPRGELRLGNQEGETDHQTLMDYELLADFPKEGCSVLEQYELGSSSTDKNNVETCLSSVTHNQDIEQAAPPPPPPLETEHKGSYVPVGMLKTSEDGYNWRKYGQKQVKGSEYPRSYYKCTHPNCIVKKKVERSLDGQITEIIYTGAHNHSKPDPTRRALLGSVLSQDDAPDTGEGGGSRAKLEGGLAWRNSHYGVKDWSVDGLERTSSVSAVTELSEPLYGKTVGGFESIETPELSSTLASHDDDDGGGGGGGNDDDELTNQGSISADDAEPELKRRRKEGISMETSLGSRSVREQRVVVQIETEFDILEDGYRWRKYGQKVVKGNPNPRSYYKCTSAGCSVRKHVERASHDLKCVITTYEGKHNHLVPAARNSSSSSSSSSSTAQASSAAAAATQAAAAPTRKSETQIQDLSTQFYPTPEFSSHEYQRSFGTAPPFCQLKFPPLQTAFPALDFPISLPLSQNLSAFQVFLAERFLTPKQEHEEDNIYASFQAMTDTSSGSSSSSVSSVYQQTIKVMKKNGRWEVVKSVLRCLIWSILVVTTSGEEEVRPEFFISSVLDESEA, encoded by the exons TTCATGGAGGTCTATGGCGAGCACAGAGCCTCTAAATTTGGTGATGATGATGTTCTTGTGGATGTCAATGGTGGCAGCTTGGCTGATAGACGAGCTTCCAAGAGAGGGAGAAATGGGTTCAATATCGCTATGGCTCGGTGCCCGTTGGGTTCGTCGATGGTTCGATCTCCTTTCCTCACAATTCCTTCCGGGTTTAGCCCGACCGTGTTGCTTGATTCGCCGATTATGTTGCTCAATACCCAT GACATTCCATCTCCAACAACGGGCACTTTTCCGATACATTCCATAAAGGATGAGAATTCGTTGTTGAATCCTATCATGCTTGAAGATGGGAGTAGCTATGGCAGTGAGGATTCGTACTACAGGTTCACGCCTCGTGGGGAGCTCCGGCTTGGAAATCAG GAAGGTGAAACGGATCATCAAACACTGATGGATTATGAATTACTAGCTGATTTTCCCAAAGAGGGTTGTTCTGTATTAGAACAATATGAACTGGGTTCATCCTCTACTGATAAGAACAATGTGGAAACCTGTCTTTCCTCTGTAACTCATAATCAAGACATTGAGCAGGCggcgccgccgccgccgccgccgttaGAAACAGAACACAAAGGGTCTTATGTTCCTGTCGGAATGCTAAAAACATCAGAAGATGGATACAACTGGAGAAAGTACGGGCAGAAACAGGTGAAGGGCAGCGAATATCCAAGAAGCTATTACAAATGCACGCATCCAAATTGTATAGTAAAGAAGAAGGTGGAGCGATCGCTTGACGGTCAGATCACAGAGATTATATATACCGGCGCTCATAATCATTCTAAGCCGGACCCCACTCGCCGGGCTCTGTTGGGATCAGTGCTATCTCAAGATGATGCTCCGGACACCGGCGAAGGCGGTGGTAGCCGTGCCAAACTTGAAGGTGGACTGGCATGGCGGAACAGTCACTATGGGGTGAAGGATTGGAGCGTTGATGGGCTAGAAAGAACATCCTCTGTTTCAGCTGTGACAGAGCTTTCTGAGCCATTGTATGGGAAAACTGTTGGTGGGTTTGAATCCATTGAAACTCCCGAGCTTTCCTCCACTCTTGCTAGCCATGATGATGACgacggcggcggaggcggcggTGGAAACGATGATGATGAACTAACAAATCAGGGGAGTATTTCAGCTGATGATGCAGAGCCTGAGCTGAAAAGAAg GCGGAAAGAGGGGATTTCCATGGAGACAAGCTTGGGTTCGCGCTCTGTTCGTGAACAGAGAGTAGTAGTTCAAATCGAAACAGAGTTCGACATACTTGAAGATGGGTATCGATGGAGGAAATATGGCCAAAAAGTTGTGAAAGGAAACCCAAATCCAAG GAGCTATTACAAGTGCACAAGTGCAGGGTGTTCAGTAAGAAAACATGTCGAGAGAGCATCGCATGATTTGAAATGTGTAATAACAACGTACGAAGGAAAGCACAATCATTTAGTGCCAGCAGCGAggaacagcagcagcagcagcagtagCAGCAGCAGCACCGCGCAAGCCTcctctgctgctgctgctgctactCAGGCGGCGGCGGCGCCGACAAGAAAGTCAGAAACACAAATCCAGGATCTTTCCACACAGTTTTATCCGACACCTGAATTCAGCAGCCATGAGTATCAGCGGTCGTTTGGAACAGCGCCGCCATTTTGTCAGCTGAAGTTCCCTCCATTGCAGACGGCCTTCcctgctttggacttccccattTCGTTGCCATTGAGCCAAAATCTCTCGGCTTTTCAGGTGTTCTTGGCTGAGAGATTCCTCACGCCAAAACAGGAGCATGaggaggataatatctatGCTTCTTTTCAGGCAATGACTGATACTTCAAGtggatcttcttcttcctctgtttcctCTGTTTATCAGCAA ACCATTAAGGTTATGAAGAAGAATGGTCGGTGGGAGGTCGTGAAGTCAGTTCTCAGGTGCCTAATTTGGTCGATATTGGTGGTTACCACTTCAG GTGAAGAAGAAGTAAGGCCTGAGTTCTTCATTTCCAGTGTTTTAGATGAATCAGAGGCTTAA
- the LOC111784065 gene encoding uncharacterized protein LOC111784065, producing the protein MTGKAKPKKHTAKEIAAKIDAATTNRGGGKAGLADRSGQVKGGHAKFECPHCKITAPDVKTMQIHHESKHPKIPFEEDKVTNLHVDRAAEASKGKPGVRGSLKK; encoded by the coding sequence ATGACGGGGAAGGCTAAGCCGAAGAAGCACACCGCGAAAGAGATCGCCGCGAAGATCGACGCAGCCACCACCAATAGAGGCGGCGGAAAGGCCGGTCTCGCTGACCGGTCCGGCCAAGTTAAGGGCGGCCATGCCAAGTTCGAGTGTCCACACTGCAAGATTACGGCGCCTGATGTAAAGACTATGCAGATTCATCACGAGTCGAAGCACCCCAAAATCCCTTTTGAGGAGGACAAGGTTACGAATCTCCACGTTGATCGTGCTGCCGAGGCGTCTAAGGGCAAACCGGGTGTGAGAGGTAGTTTAAAGAAGTGA